A window of the Gossypium hirsutum isolate 1008001.06 chromosome A03, Gossypium_hirsutum_v2.1, whole genome shotgun sequence genome harbors these coding sequences:
- the LOC107963774 gene encoding protein trichome birefringence-like 19, whose protein sequence is MKFHQTNCHKFLVSTLSLIFITSIPLILLKNSHPPLSSSLRRSTELGDDNDNDKCDVFSGKWVINPQGPYYTNETCPLIIDQHNCMKFGRPDLQFMKWRWKPFGCELPLFDATQFLEIVRGKSMAFVGDSVGRNQMQSLLCLLAHVTYAKDISNKSPSASIYSIHLFYSEYNFTLSAFWSPFLVKYKDSDPEGHSFNSLMSLYLDEADEEWANEIKNFDYVIISVGQWFFRPLLYYQDGQLIGCHKCNHNNITSLTRYYGYKMAFQTTFKTLLSLKNYKGVTFLRTFSAAHFENGDWKNGGSCDRTRPFTKEMKIEEYNKEFYLTQVEEFRKAKVEGIQNGLRFVLINITEIMWLRPDGHPNRYGHSMNRNVSVNDCVHWCLPGPIDTWNEFLVYLMKRELLLRGKLKKNA, encoded by the exons ATGAAATTTCATCAAACCAATTGCCATAAATTTCTTGTTTCAAccctttctttgatttttatcaCTTCAATCCCTTTAATTCTTTTGAAAAATTCCCATCCTCCATTGTCAAGCAGCTTGAGAAGAAGCACTGAGTTGGGtgatgataatgataatgataaatgtGATGTGTTTAGTGGAAAATGGGTGATTAACCCTCAAGGTCCGTATTACACCAATGAAACATGTCCCCTCATTATTGATCAGCATAATTGTATGAAGTTTGGGAGACCTGATTTACAGTTCATGAAATGGAGATGGAAGCCATTTGGTTGTGAGTTACCTCTCTTTGATGCAACTCAGTTTTTAGAGATTGTTCGAGGGAAATCAATGGCGTTTGTTGGTGATTCTGTAGGAAGGAACCAAATGCAATCATTGCTGTGCTTGTTGGCTCAT GTAACATATGCAAAGGACATATCAAACAAATCTCCATCAGCCTCAATCTATTCAATACATTTGTTCTATAGTGAATACAATTTCACATTATCAGCATTTTGGTCACCATTCTTAGTTAAATACAAAGATTCAGACCCAGAAGGCCATTCATTCAACAGCTTAATGAGCCTATACTTAGATGAAGCTGATGAAGAATGGGCAAATGAGATTAAGAATTTTGATTATGTAATCATATCAGTAGGCCAATGGTTCTTTCGCCCATTATTGTACTACCAAGATGGTCAACTCATAGGTTGCCACAAATGCAATCACAACAACATCACTAGCCTCACAAGGTATTATGGGTACAAAATGGCATTTCAAACAACTTTTAAAACCCTTCTTAGCCTTAAAAACTATAAAGGGGTTACATTTTTAAGGACATTTTCAGCAGCCCATTTTGAAAATGGGGATTGGAAAAATGGTGGGAGTTGTGATAGAACAAGACCCTTTACAAAAGAGATGAAAATAGAAGAGTACAATAAAGAGTTTTATTTGACTCAAGTTGAGGAATTTAGGAAAGCTAAGGTAGAAGGGATACAAAATGGGTTGAGATTTGTACTTATAAATATCACTGAAATCATGTGGTTGAGACCAGATGGGCATCCAAATAGGTATGGACATTCAATGAACAGGAATGTATCAGTAAATGATTGTGTTCATTGGTGTTTGCCAGGACCTATTGATACTTGGAATGAGTTTTTGGTATATTTGATGAAGAGGGAATTGTTGTTAAgaggaaaattgaagaaaaatgcttga